One Actinomycetospora corticicola genomic window, CGCTCGTCGTCACCGCGACCGTCGCCCAGCGTGCCGCGAGCTCCTCGAGGACCTGGAGGTAGACCTCGTAGGGCTGGGCGCCGCCGCCGTACTCCTCGGGGTAGGGCAGGCCGAGCAGGCCGGTCTCGCCGAGGGTGCGGAACAGACCCTCGGGATACATCCCGTCGCCCCGCTCGTGGTCGTCGACGCGGGTCGCCAGCTCCTTGTCGGCGACCTCGCGCGTGAGCTCGATCAGCGCGCGGGCCTCATCGGTGGGCAGGAGACGGTCGACGGCCATGTCACGTCCTAACGGTACTGAGATCGGAACGCCAGTACCGTTGACAGTAGCGGTGAGCGGCTAGGATTTCCAGATGGCCTCCCCGGTGCGTCGTGGCGCGGCCCGACGCGACGAGCTCGCCGACGCCCTGATCGAGCTGTTCCTCGCGGAGGGGTTCGCCCGCTTCACCCTCGACGACGTGGCCGCCCGGCTGCATTGCTCGAAGCGCACGCTCTACGGGCTCGCCGGGTCGAAGGAGCAGCTGGTGACGGCGGCCGTGGTCCGGTTCTTCCGGGCGGCGACGGTGCACGTGGAGGCGGCGGTCGCGACGCGGTCCGAGCCCGCCGACCGGCTCGCGGCCTACCTGCGCGCGGTGTCCGCCGAGCTGGCCCCGGCGTCGGCGACGTTCTTCGAGGACGTCGCCTCGTTCGCGCCGGCCGCCGCGATCTACCAGCGGAACACCCGGGCCGCGGCGCGCCGGGTCCGCGAGATCATCACCGAGGGCGTCGAGTCCGGGGCCTTCCGGGACGTGCACGTGGCGTTCGCGGCCGAGGTCGTCGCCTCGACGATGGAGGCGATCCAGGGGCGGCGGGTCGCCGCGACCACGGGGCTGGACGACGCCGAGGCCTACGAGCAGCTCGCCGGTCTGCTCGTGCAGGGGCTGCGTTCCTGACGGCGGGTCCTCCGGTCGCCCGCGTCAGCGGTGGCACACGGCGCGCACCCGGCGGCAGGATCGGGACACGGTCGTTCCGGGGGGCCGTGGCCCGGGACGACGAACGCCGGGCCCTTGTGCAGGTGCCCGGCGTCCGGTGGAGCTGGCGGAGGATACGGGATTCGAACCCGTGAGGGGGTTAGCCCAACACGATTTCCAATCGTGCGCCTTAGGCCACTCGGCCAATCCTCCGTCGACGAGGGTACAGGGGCTCCTCGCGACGTCGGCCGCCCGACCCCCACCCCGTCGGCAGCCCGTCCGCGGACCGGTACAGTCGTCCCCGGACCCCGCGCGGCGTCCATCCTGTGAACTCCCCCAGGGCCGGAAGGCAGCAAGGGTAAGCGGGCTCTGGCGGGTGCGCGGGGTCCCCTTCTTCCCCGGGCCGGGACTGTCGGACCCCCCGCGTAATCTCGCGATCGTGGCACTCGCGCTCTACCGCAGATACCGACCCGGCACCTTCGCCGAGGTCGTCGGGCAGGAGCACGTCACCGATCCGCTGCGCACGGCGCTGACCGCCGGACGGATCAACCACGCCTACCTGTTCTCCGGTCCGCGCGGCTGCGGGAAGACCTCGTCGGCGCGGATCATGGCGCGCTCGCTCAACTGCGAGCGGGGGCCGACGCCCGATCCGTGCGGGGTGTGCGAGTCCTGCGTCGCCCTCGCGCCGAACGGACCCGGGTCGCTCGACGTCACGGAGATGGACGCGGCCAGCCACGGCACCGTCGACGAGGCGCGCGACCTGCGGGACAAGGCGGCCTACGCGCCGGTCAGCT contains:
- a CDS encoding TetR/AcrR family transcriptional regulator, whose amino-acid sequence is MASPVRRGAARRDELADALIELFLAEGFARFTLDDVAARLHCSKRTLYGLAGSKEQLVTAAVVRFFRAATVHVEAAVATRSEPADRLAAYLRAVSAELAPASATFFEDVASFAPAAAIYQRNTRAAARRVREIITEGVESGAFRDVHVAFAAEVVASTMEAIQGRRVAATTGLDDAEAYEQLAGLLVQGLRS